The Malus domestica chromosome 13, GDT2T_hap1 genome includes a window with the following:
- the LOC139190834 gene encoding proline-rich receptor-like protein kinase PERK2 — MSFVSAISSSLLKRTIPFCSSAATTILATTGNGATQFLSLKKPIFPSASHLLAPALPDPPDQPSTLPELPGISTSPEVDPTTTIPPEVRPYPPPLEAGPNPGPDFPVPPLNRPLVPDIPPRFPDNPLPNTGILPPQPPDVVPPPPPGPEIIPPQAPLPPPTGPGGRIVV, encoded by the coding sequence atgTCATTCGTCTCTGCAATCTCCTCCTCCCTCTTAAAACGAACCATCCCGTTTTGTTCATCCGCGGCTACTACTATCCTAGCCACGACAGGAAACGGGGCTACACAGTTTCTATCCCTAAAAAAACCCATATTCCCCTCAGCATCTCATCTCCTAGCCCCTGCCCTACCCGACCCGCCCGACCAGCCTTCTACTCTTCCTGAGCTCCCTGGAATTTCCACCTCTCCGGAAGTAGACCCGACTACTACTATACCACCTGAAGTCAGACCATATCCTCCACCACTAGAGGCCGGTCCAAACCCGGGTCCGGATTTTCCTGTACCTCCCTTGAACCGGCCTCTTGTGCCTGATATTCCGCCACGTTTTCCTGATAACCCACTCCCTAATACCGGTATACTGCCGCCGCAGCCACCTGATGTCGTACCTCCGCCTCCCCCGGGGCCTGAGATTATACCTCCTCAAGCTCCACTGCCACCACCAACTGGCCCGGGCGGGCGTATTGTTGTCTAG
- the LOC114820637 gene encoding protein LIKE EARLY STARVATION, chloroplastic-like, with the protein MASQLGACAPRAAHFYLHKHRQPLILPLEFCQTGPFQGARITGRGSLRIRVSDGGDSFLGMWKKAVENDKKVAEFERIVDNSAKIEVDDQSIEPVEELEKKSDEFQKILEVSKEERDRVQRMQVVDRAAAAIAAARAILEDKKKELRTEAGDRGGLGGGSGGTIGARQEGAQIRSVVVPVPQSEISGTGTPGPDFWSWEPPQGSDKGSDGVISYLPTAKKTSAMSILSNPVLEKQGSVDYLSIPLESKLQEPNRNPPLPPLQSLMEVEKVDVSEAPSLKEEHELGDEFSALAAEAARALDAVDEASSYGVNTDGSRWWKESGIEQRPDGVICKWTMSRGISADQVTEWQDKYWEAADEFGHKELGSEKLGRDAAGNVWREYWTESMWQNCGLVHMEKTADKWGKNGRGDEWHEKWKEHYDASGQAEKWAHKWCGIDPNIPLEAGHAHIWHERWGEKYDGHGGSDKYTDKWAERCEGDGWAKWGDKWDEHFDPNGHGVKQGETWWEGKFGDRWNRTWAEGHNGTGWVHKYGKSSSGEHWDTHEQQDTWYERFPHFGFYHCFENSVKLREVPKPSEMS; encoded by the exons ATGGCGTCTCAGCTCGGCGCCTGTGCTCCACGCGCCGCTCATTTCTACCTCCACAAGCACAGACAACCGCTCATTCTTCCGCTAGAATTCTGCCAAACGGGACCGTTTCAGGGAGCCAGAATTACCGGCAGGGGAAGTCTGCGGATTAGGGTTTCCGATGGCGGGGACTCGTTCCTCGGAATGTGGAAGAAGGCCGTCGAGAACGACAAAAAGGTCGCCGAGTTCGAAAGGATCGTCGATAACTCTGCTAAAATCGAGGTTGATGATCAGAGTATCGAGCCCGTTGAGGAATTGGAGAAGAAGAGCGACGAGTTCCAGAAGATTCTGGAGGTTTCGAAGGAGGAGAGGGACCGGGTTCAGCGAATGCAGGTTGTTGATCGAGCTGCGGCCGCGATCGCGGCGGCTCGCGCCATTTTGGAGGACAAGAAGAAGGAATTGAGGACCGAGGCGGGGGATCGCGGCGGTTTGGGTGGTGGGAGTGGCGGAACAATTGGGGCTCGTCAAGAAG GAGCGCAGATTAGGAGTGTAGTTGTTCCAGTGCCTCAATCGGAAATTTCAGGAACCGGGACTCCAGGTCCTGATTTTTGGTCATGGGAACCCCCTCAGGGTAGTGATAAAGGTTCAGATGGTGTCATCAGCTACCTGCCGACAGCGAAGAAAACTTCAGCAATGTCGATTTTAAGCAATCCGGTCTTAGAGAAACAAGGATCTGTAGATTATCTCTCAATCCCCTTGGAGAGTAAGCTTCAAGAACCCAATCGAAACCCTCCTCTTCCCCCTTTACAGTCACTGATGGAGGTTGAGAAAGTGGACGTCTCAGAGGCACCTTCCTTGAAAGAGGAACATGAACTTGGTGATGAGTTTTCAGCACTTGCAGCAGAGGCAGCTCGGGCTCTTGATGCGGTGGATGAGGCGTCATCATACGGAGTGAATACGGATGGATCTAGGTGGTGGAAGGAATCTGGAATTGAGCAAAGGCCCGATGGGGTGATTTGCAAGTGGACAATGAGCAGAGGTATTAGTGCTGACCAAGTTACTGAGTGGCAAGATAAGTACTGGGAGGCTGCAGATGAGTTTGGCCACAAGGAGCTTGGTTCAGAAAAATTGGGACGTGATGCAGCTGGAAATGTTTGGCGTGAATATTGGACGGAATCTATGTGGCAG AACTGTGGACTTGTGCATATGGAGAAAACTGCAGACAAGTGGGGAAAGAATGGTAGAGGCGATGAGTGGCACGAGAAATGGAAGGAACATTATGATGCCTCAGGCCAGGCAGAGAAATGGGCTCATAAGTGGTGCGGTATTGACCCAAACATACCCCTTGAGGCTGGCCATGCTCATATTTGGCACGAAAG GTGGGGCGAAAAGTATGATGGACACGGTGGCAGCGACAAATACACTGACAAATGGGCTGAGCGCTGCGAGGGTGACGGCTGGGCAAAATGGGGTGACAAATGGGATGAACATTTCGACCCAAATGGTCACGGCGTGAAGCAGGGGGAAACATGGTGGGAAGGTAAGTTTGGAGACCGCTGGAACCGGACATGGGCCGAGGGCCACAATGGTACCGGCTGGGTTCACAAGTATGGCAAGAGCAGCAGCGGGGAGCACTGGGATACGCACGAGCAGCAAGACACATGGTATGAAAGGTTCCCTCACTTTGGCTTTTACCACTGCTTCGAAAACTCAGTCAAGCTCCGGGAAGTTCCTAAGCCATCGGAGATGTCATAG